The Oreochromis aureus strain Israel breed Guangdong linkage group 16, ZZ_aureus, whole genome shotgun sequence genome includes the window TctcattttacttattttatgtGGATGGCTGCAAAATGTCTCAAACCCCACATGGAATTAAAGCATATCTAATAATATCCTTTCTGGATTGTTAATTGTGAAATTCTTTCCAAATCAGTCTTTGTATGAAATAATTGAGGAAAGTTGTATTTGAATAGATACTTCTTTTCCAAAAATGTGTCCTTTTTTATCCATTGTATTTCACTATAACTGTAACATTTTGCAATATTACGTTTAGCTGGCTAACAAAACCCACACCCCAATGACCTCAACTTGGACAACTTGCTATACTAAAAGAgacatttttcaaacttttgctgcacttaaaaacatttacagaaaataaacaggTGATTAAAAGGTAAATAACAATGAAATCACTCCTACACTCACCAGACACTgctaggtacaccttgctaatTCTTGGTTGAACCTCTTTGGCCTCAGAACTGCTGTAATGTGCTTGTAGGCCACAGTTGGAACTAAAGGCCCAAGGTCTGacaagaaaataataatggaatgcatttatatagtgcttttcgagaccctcaatgccctttacaactccactattcattcactctcgcattcacacactggtggaggcaagctacagttgtagccgcagctgccctggggcagactgacagaacaaggctgccatatcgcgccatcggcccctctggccatcactagtaggcggtaggtgaagtgtcctgcccaaggacacaacgaccaagacagacagagctggggatcgactggcaaccttccggttacaagatgagcttcccaaccccctgaaccacggtcGTCCCACACTAGTATACTAACACCATCACCAGCTTGAACTGTTGATATGAGCCAgggttatgttttcatgttgtttacaacaAATTCTGATCCTACAAACTAAATGTTGCTGAAGAAATTGAGaatcatcagaccaggcaacggTTTTCCAGTCTTCACTTGTcttccaattttggtgagtctGTGTAAACTGTAGCTTCAGCTTTCTGTTCTTAAATGAGAGAAGTGGCACCTGGTGTGATCTGCTTCTGTTGCAGCTCATCTGTTTAAAAGCTCTACGTGTCGTGCACTTCTGCATCGCTTGGTTGTAACAACCAGCTATTTGAGTTCCTGTTggcttcctatcagcttgaagcggTCTTGCCATATTCTCCTGCCACTTCCTGGATCCTTTCTTCcttttggaccattctctgtaaaccctagagatggttgtgcagGAAGATCCCAGTTTATTatcatttttcaaaatattCCAACTAGCCCTTCTGGCACCAGCAACCATGCCAcactcaaagtcacttaaatcaccttcctTCCCCATTCTGATACTTATCATATctgcaagaaaaataaaatgcactaagttgctgccatgtggcTGATTAGAGGTTTGAATTaccaagcagttgaacaggtgtacctaacaaagtggccagtgagtgcaTGTGGAAAATCTCCAGAAAGGTAGAATTAAGTTACATTGCTTACACAAGTTACTATGGTAGACGGGATAAGAAACCATAAAGGGCTTAGTTTTGGTTCAGTATTACACAACTGTAACCAGATAAGTAACAAAACTTCACAATATCTGCAGTATTATGTTACCTTTGACCCTTTGCTTTGttccactttgttttttttttgagaaacacaatgcagcatttttttatactaaccacacacacacacgaacacataGCATTAAGAATTGAAATGTTATACAGAATAAAGACTGGGATGTTAACATGAGCTTCACATGGACCAACAGCTACTGGGAAACCCCACCTAGAACTGTTCTGAGAGCAGGCTCTTTGAAAAATTCAGTCTTATTAATGACAACGTAAACAAAAGAGGTGGCGGAAAAAGATGCCGCCGTGCGTCTGACATCTTTGCTTGCTACAACATCGTTAGTGAAACACATGCTAAcacttaataattttattatattacTAATTGCCAAGTTATTATTCATAGCAGATTGTTTATTGTAGGGCCAGCCATACACATGATCTTCTGACCTGTAAGTATAAACACAGCCACTTGTTCTCAATTGTCCCACCAATCACACTTGAAGCCTTTCTATTTAATTAACAAGGACCTCCATTATTCCACCGGGTCCTGTGGTTGTAGGACGCAGCGCCCTGTGCTGACAGCCTGCCAGCTTCGAGGGGGCTATGTTCACAGCCATGGAAGCTAATGCAGGAATGTGTCCATGTGACAGGCTCCAGACCATTTAGTCTAGTTTTTAACAACACCACCAACCTCGCCACGCACACAAGCCTCTGTTTAAAGTGCTGTGAAGCCAAGCAGCTTGTTAATCATTCAGTGGCTGAAACCAAGAAGTGAGGGGGGGATCTCTTTGAAGAGAAACCTTTCCCCTATGATGGCACTAAGTAGCTGATTGTTCTTGTATTGCAGAAAATTTCTTATTCCTATTCTTTCAAAAAAATATTACCCCCATTGCCTTCACCCATTTGTTCAGCTTTCTGCTCACCCTCCCTAAAGTCCCTCCCTGCAGACCATCATGCCCCCACCTCACTCCACGAGCAAAGCCACTACAATGGGCCAGTGTGCAAGTGTGAGAGACACTGATGTCACATTGAAAGCATTCAGATTCACCCTCATGAAATAAGAACAATATTTGTTTAGTTAGGGCCATGCAGCAGCTTCATGAAGCCCTGCTGGGAAGAGAATTTGCAAGATGAGGACACATAATTTTACCCGCTTGTTaagagaatagaaaaaaaaagcgcCAGTCTGGCGCGAGTTGGAGTGGAAACTTTAGAGAATATGACATTTTAGGAATGAAATGGAACAGCTGGAGTTTTTTTCTGTTGGCAgctattttaaaatttgatggCTACCACAAGAGAGGGGGAAATTACTGTAAAACACTTTTTCAGCTTCAGAAAGGAACCCACTTGTCAAAACCTCTATTGTATATTGCTCACTTTCAGAATTGGTCATAATCATAATATGCAGCACGAAATACAAATGCTTGGATTCATTGCCAACATGTAATTTTGTATAAGCACCATAAACCCAAAATCTCAGTCATTTGTAATGAATCGGAGTTAATCCACAATTGTACAATAGCTTGGATCAGTCATAGAAGATTTTCCTAATTGCTCTTTTGGGTTTTCCTCTCTACCTGCAGCAACTGGAGCCTCAAAGGCAAagagaaataattaaaaaaaaaaaaacaggtctaGGCAAGATCTGACATCAGAAGCATCAGCCAGCAACTGTGATGACTGGGGTCAGACCCACCTACCTGTTCTGCGAAGAGAAAAGAGATAAGCGCTAAGAATTGTGTGATTCATCTTTCAAAAGAGAAGACTGATGGCCGGGTAACTTGAGACGTGAGGTCAAAAGGTGACACATGCCTGTATGGATCTGTGAGTCAGGGCTATTATTATTTGGAACTTGGGTGCTGGCGGATAAAGCAGCTGCTGAGTTCACAGTCATAAAGCATTTCTCAAGCATGTATGCATTGGAAGGTCAAACTCCGccaaaaacataactgtaaaattaaaaagataTACAAATAACAGATCTTTTTCACTAGCAACTGACAGTCCTTAACTTTGACTTATAGACTGCCTTACCTGTTAATTCTGCTGAGGACAGCAAAGAAAAGAAGTAAAGAAAGttctgaaatataaaaaaaacatgtttttactcaCCTCAATCCAACTCTGCGCCTCCGAGTAGGCTTCCTCGCAGCTGACAGAAGACTGCTCACGCCACTCCATCACAATTACTTATTATCCGAGCTTCACCGGCGGGTAAAGTGGGTTCCTAGCAGCCCGCATGTAAAAGGTCCACATAAATGTGAGCCAGCTCAAGCAAGCAAACTCAATCAATCTACATAAAAGTGCACACAGGTGAACTCTCAGTCATTCATCAAATATGCCTCCTATTGTTCTTTCTCACCTGCTCATCCGTGAATGAATGCAAGGTGTAACAATGTGCATCATCTTGCGGCTGCTTACCTTTTCTTTCATCCGACACACCTGTGCTTTGTGTCCTTTTGGCAGCGGGTTTACACACTCCACCTTTTTTACGCAGCGACTGAGAGTAGTTGAAGTCGCGCAGAGCTCACCTCTTGCAGCACTCACACGAAAGATAGTTTTTCACCTCAAGTTTTAGAGCTGCTTGAGTTAGAGTCTGCAGCGGGAGTGTCTCCAAACCCGGGTCCGGGGACCACCCACAGGTCCTTGAACGGATTCCAGTTGAAACACACTGTTAGCCCCCCCCCACCAAGAAAGGTATTTGGACTCCTGGTTTGGGCCAGATGCACGTTAGTGTAACTGTATACTGAGGTAAGCCACTAAATTCTGTCGGACTACAAATATCCTGAAAGAAAATGTGAGGTCGGTGGGACTTCTGGTCTCCAAACACAAAAATGTTGcggaaaaaaaactttgagtCTATGGATAAAACTTCTGTAATTGCAGGAGTTCGGCTCTACCTTTAAAATAACGTTCTTTTCCTGCACCACCACCAAGCGGTGATTAAGGGGTATTGCAAGACCTGAGCACATGCTTTACTCGAGGGTTTCAAACTTCATTGCGAAACAACGGGATACCGATCCATAAAAATGAGTGGGATTTGGTTTGCAACTTTTAGAACAACTTACTGATTAAATTTCAATCAGCTGGGCTTTTTTGGTTTTGGTACTTGTAGGGAAGAGGCTATGTGCTACAAGATTATCTGCAGTTccatgaaaaatgaagcatgagtcagtagcttgtagaacttTAGTAGCAATAATTTGATGTGATCAGTTTCTGTATAATTCATTGGAATTTTCCCCACTCTCCTTTACAACCATGCAGAATATTTGGTATAAAGAGAAATTTCATGGTCAATTCAGTGACTTGGAAAATACCAGGTCCTATAGCAAAACAAGCCCTCCATCACCACGCTGACAGTTTGTATGAGCCATCTGCTGATGTGCTGTTTGGTTTTCAAGAAATATCGGGttattttggtctcatctgtccaaaaaaCACTGTTCCAAGTCTTGTGTTTTGTTCAGGTGTAAATCATTCTGCCATGCTCATTTTAGAGATGAGACATCCTTATCTCCTGGAAACCCTTTCAAACAACCAatatttgttcagtctttttttaatcatactGTCAGGGGTTAAACATGTAACATGAGGTCTGTAGAGTTTAAGATATAGGTAGTGGGTTTATTGCATTTTCTCTAAGCATTGCACAGCCTAACCTTGAGGTGAATTTGCTAGGATGTCCACTTCTGGGAAGATTGTGGTATTGTGTTAACACATACCTAAATTCTCCgaaccagcaaactgccaaaacttctgcatTTATAAAGACACTCACTCTTTctaataataaatgaataagtgcatttgattagcagcacctggctgctatgTACCCTTTTGACCCCTATGGAAGTTTTAAGGGGGTACTTTGCTTTTCAATGGACTTTATAGAGTCCTgtaaaaactctttttttcagGATGAAGGTAAAAAGCTAATGGTTttgcaacaggaaaaaaaaatatccacaaaAGAAGAGCTTAAtaaatttttcatttatttgacaTATTTCTTATTACAAAAATCTAGGCATCTTCCACACAGATTTACAGCTGTATAGTCTGCGTGTTTAGTGAGCCTCACTTCAACATCATTACTGCATCCAACAACATTAGGcctattttttcccctcaaagCTATGAATGAAATAGCTTGCAAAATGTGTTTCTTCAGCTTGTGTTGAGCATGTGATTAGACatctcatttaaaacaaatcacTACATACAGTATGTGTCATTGAAGTCTGAGTAAAAATGTTGACTTTCCTCAGTGATGTAGaattttttaacatttcctTCTGCACTAAAAGGCCAAAAATTAAGTAAACAAACCGTAGTGCAATGTCGAGACCATACAGCTAACACCTGTATGACATTTAGAGATGTCAGCAGAGGCGAGCTGGAAAATTCAGATCTCAATGAGAAATACCTTTATTGACAAGCAGCACTCTGTTTGCTTTAGAATTAATTTAACAACTATGTAGAACACAAGTGGAAATTACTTTACATGGATATCcctgacattttattttcttcacaCATTGACTTGCTATagcattttgaaaaaaaaaaaaattaaataaagtcagcacttaagaatgtttggcagtaatgttgtctttgttttctagggtcaaagaaaaaagaggaaaaaagagagaagtttCCTCAGTATGAATCTTTGGAGAGGGCAATGATGGTGAAACGAACCTCCTGAGGGTCGCGAGCCATAAAGACTTTGCAAACCTCTACAGCATCCTAGAAAAAGGAAGACAATGATGGAATGTAGGCAAGCTTATGGCAGTATTATTATTACCATCTCAGTTTTATTTGGTTGTCTCACCTCAAGGAAAGTATCCTCTGAGGTTTTTCCATGGGCAATAGGGAAAGGCTTACGGCCATCTAGATATTGGAAGAAAAAGTTAACCATGTAGGTTTAACAAAAATGTGCATCAACAATGTGACAAATTCTACCAAATATTTTCTATAAGCACATTCTTGCTTTGTGGCTAACTTACCCAGTTCATATAAGTGCCCTCCAACATTCACAAAAGCTATAAAATGCAGATTCACTTTCTCGTCTAAACTTGGTGCCTACAACAGATAAGAAGCAAAAGTTAGAATGCATGAAGTTCAACACAAAGCATGCAAAAAACCTTGAgagttaaaaatcaaaaagacaCCTCAGTCTGTCCTTCCTGTGCACTGGATTCATGGGTAACACGTATACTCTGGAAgagaaaataggaaaaaaggCTGAATGTTTCCTCTGTTGTATATTTGAATAATGCACATTTTTGCATTGATCTTGTTACGGTTTCCTTTTTCCTGGTTTGTGAAATAATTTTTTATGACTTTGTACTATTACATTGTAGAAGCGGTAGCAAGCACAAGTATGACAATGCCCTCTTGTGACAAGTTGGTTACACAATTCTTAGTACTGTCCTTCACACGTGATGAAAACTTTGTCACCCTGTTCTTAATAAAGACACTTTTCCAACCTCGTCTTTTTCCAGGAAGGTTGCCCTTTCCTCCGGGGTCATTTTAGATGTTTGTTCAAGAAATTTCTTAAGAGGGGAATCAGgttctgaaagaaagaaaaacacttatAAAACACTAATAGAACCCAGAGAAGCAAACACAAAATTAGATTTATACTCAGTGACgtctttattaggtacacctgtatAATGGAGTGAAATGAGATAAAAAGTCAGCTTTAACATGGCCATAAACTCGACAACCACTCTGATACGTACGGCTGTTCAAttgctcattaacacaaatatttaagcagcaactcagtgcatttaaccatgcagacatggtcaagataacctgctgaagttcaaacaacGCATCAGAATAAACGTGACATGGGTGCTGTTGAGGTTTTCACAGACTGCTGATCTATTAGGATTTTCAAAGAAAACcatctctagagtttacagagaTCACATGGTAAGGTCAGAATTTGTTGTAAACAACATGAGAGAATGGATCCATCCAAGTTGGTGATGTAATGGTGTGGGTGATATAATCTTGGCACTCTTTGGGCCCCTTTGTACCAACTATgtatcatttaaacaccacagcctacctgagtattgttgctaaCCATGCCCATCCCTTAATGACCACAGTGTGCCTATCTTCTGATTgctgctttcagcaggataacagACCATGTCACGaggctcaaatcatctcaaacatgACAATGAATTAACTGTACTCAAATGATATCAATGACATCACAGTCACCAGGTCTCAATCCAATAGTGAACATTTAGAACAGGAGACTGGTTTAATGGATATACCATTGACAAATGTGCAGCAACTGTATGCTGccatcatgtcaacatggatcaaaatatctgaggaatgtttccagcaacttTTTGAATCTGTGCTATTAAGAATTAAGTCATTTCCAAAGGCAAAATTGATCCAATCTGGCACTAGCAaggtacctaatgaagtggctgctGAGTGGATTTTGACACTGACATACAGGTGTATATTTTGTTATAGGTTTTGTACCAAGGTCATTTGGTTTATTATTTGGGCACACTGCATAGTGTTGACGGTGTTTCTAATATTCTGCCGCTCTTATGCATGTAACAGGCACCTAGCAATACCAACTTCACTGATATACATCCATAGGGTCTTGCACATTAGTTCATCAAAGACCAAACAAGATAGATggctataaaaaaaataactgtctAAATAAAGCTGAATGATCATTaaagtaacctcaataaaaaatataatgaaaactCACCAAATTCCAGATGTGCCTGGTTGTTTGCCACAGCGTGAATTAATCCTATTGTTCCACAAGCGTTTCCAATAGTTTGCTTAATGAAGTAGACGTCTGGAGAAACCTCCTGAGGCTGATCTTTgagcttctcctcctcttcttgttTAAATGCTTCATACTAGACAGACATGGCAGATGAGAGAAAATctgtttaacagtgtttcctaaCCAAATCTAAAGTTGACATATGGATAATGAAAATACATGACTTATAAACAACAGGTACCTTCTCTGTCACTGGAAAGAGGAGTAGCACCGCGCACACTGGTCTTGGTACCATGCTGAGAAGCTCTGGATCCAATCCATACACATCCCCAAACTGCCAGGTTGGCTTCATACCCAAACAGCTAACAAACTATACACAAGCGGAGTGTAAATTCATGCAGATCAAAATTAACTTAGACAttttaaatctaaaataaatacaatagcTGGCTCCTAATTACCATTTGAAAATGAGATTTCTACCTAAAAGGTGAGAGTATGTTTCTGTAACATTCAACTTTTGACAATTCAATGTAATTTAACTGGTATAGAATTAAATATTATGCCACTGTATGTCAGGAATCTAAACTTGAAAACTAAAACTGTACTAATAGAATAGCAAAATAATAAGCACTTTTTAAAGTAACACTGTTTTCAATAAAGTATTTTTTGACACTTTATGGAGAAAATAGAAATTTCcttcattatttatttcaacCAAACACTCAATTGCTAAATGACATCTTCTCCAACTAAGACAGTCAGTCAATCGGTCTATCagcaaaaactaaaataaaaagtgataaataaaaaaggagctgcCTCCATGAAGTGTATAATGTTTAATATCTGGTGAAAATTTATTTAGAAGGATGATGATTCATGCTTGGAGGATGCAGATGTgattctgtttgatgtttgtgttaaacaagtgttaaaaacaaacaaacaaaatatttaaaaatagttttttggttaacccccccccacacacaaaaaccccaaaacaaactaCAACATCCTACATTCAAAATCTCGACTACAAACCGGTAATCCACTACTATATCGTCTGCGTCTATGCGGCcaaaatttgatttattttcatattcacGCCTACTTTTGAGTAGTTACACACTTGAACGACATTATGTGTAGCAATAAAACACTATTTAATTTATGCTACATCATACTCTTAGCTGTAGGAACCTGTGCAATAAAGTGTAACGTAATCATCTAGTGTGTGTCCTGCGAGTGACATCAAACACACCGCACTTGTATCTGTAGACTGAAACAGCTGGAAAGTTGGATGAAAGGTATGAGGAAAATGACTGAACGTCTTAAAATTAGAAGCAGGGCAAGTTGACAAAACTTTAAACTTAACAGATTTCTTCActtttgtttcctgtcagtctGTTTACATGACATTATTACATCATATTATGCCTTGAAACTTTTAACAATAACATTAGGTGCAACGCCGCTGCTGAGTAGGCCTTGCATCTCTCCGAACCGGTTTGGTTATTTGCTTTGACTACTCTATCGTGTTttacagaaaatataaaaacaaaacacttactTTAGTCATGACCTGAAATGAGAAGACACAAATGGAAAACGTTAATGAAAATGTTGTTGGGTTAGCAAATCGGCGACAACGGCTTTAGCTTTTGTTCTCTCTGATAGCTTCAAGTTAGCTGCCTCTCACATGTTTGAGAATGAATAACTCCGATAAAACAACATGTTCTGAAGAAAACCAGGAAAACATACTTCTGGGTTTGACTCAAGAGGCAGCCAACGTGGGGAATCCATTTTGAAGCACAGCTAAGTGATGTTTTCCCGTTAGAGTAGCGCTGAGTCCGATTTACAATCAAATCTGTTTGACAGCTGCGATTCGCTTCCGCGTCTGGAGGGCGCACGTTGACATGTATGTGATCCGCGGGGGTGACTTGCCTTTATCAATAAACCATAACTACCCAAAGAACATGCCCAAAAGACTTGATAAGGCATGTGACATATATGGATGCATTAACATGTTTACTATAAATCGTTTAAATATGATTCTTTATACACAAAATGAACATTAAATTATGGTAATCCCACCATCTTCAGCCTCGGTGGACTATTCCAGGGCTATGGGCGGAGCTTAGACAACGGCATTTTTGCGCTCATGGATGGACGCTGTTTAAGTGTATTCCCCGATATACCATCTAACTGACATAATATGACACtggtcattgtttttttttaatgatctaTACAccataataatattaataataataatgaacaaCAAGAACCACACTCaattaaattatttcatttctaaattattaatcTAAGTGTTATTTTTACCAGTAGGGGGCGTTGTTGGCCATGAATTCAATCGCTAAAGAAAACGACAACAAAACCGGATAAATaacagaaagaacaaaaatatttttatttgtgtgtttatagtTAGTCAACAACGTTTCATAACGTAGCTTTCTATATTGATTCATAACACTTTGGTGGTATACCTTCATCACCTTAGTTTTTGTGAATTATGCCAAAACGTAGTGAAATTGAAACCATTACTTGAGGAAAACAATTGTTTGTTGGTtgaatttttagattttttttaagtaggtAGTaagtttttattaatgtttattattgttgtattattgtttttattagtaGTATTTTATTTAGTAATCTTTTGTTAAAGAGTTTAACTGACTGTAATTACATGGTAATGACTGTGTGTTATAAGCTTAGTGGTCTGAtgatgtatttttgtttctctctgacCCTATATTTTCTCCTAGTCCCCTATCTGAACTATTTGGCAGGGATTCAAAACAGCTGTTCATCGACCTCGAGAGTGCTGAAGAGGCTTACCGAACTGAAGGGGATCAATAAATCAGAGACCTAGGCAGCAAATCATCAAGACAACATGATTAAACTGGTGAGTGTGTAAGACTTTGGTCTGTCGAGGCTTTCAACCCTTTAGTTTGATTTATTGACATTATACTAAGAAATACAATACTCTGCAAAAGCCTTGAGCCACCACttactttttcatattttgcttccagTGAGCcagactttggtgtattttttaagtgcttttgagccatagttctccaggctttctgaaagtttttcaaagtttttatttggACATAGGCTGCTTTatgactcattttcagtccagtccttgtacactgaccattttcagaggaatgatggtttgttaagccacttaaacagattcatttttgttgttgttgtacataaacaatgacaataaagcgcTATTCTATCCACCaccagatgaacagtatctgaaagtcatgtccttaataaatagtaaaaaaaagacttgacaTAGGACCTGGGAGATGCATTTGgctcttcagttgatccatctactgtttgcaGATCCCTCATGAGAAATGATCTCAGAGAAAGAGTGGCTGTCAAAAAGCCATTtataagaaagagaaacagagagaaaagacagaggGATACCAAACTACACAAGAACTGCATggagtggcaacaggtcttataaGGTGATGAATCCTAATTTGAACTGCTTTGTTCAAATCTTTGTCGTTCTGTatagaggaggtcaggagagaggcaTCAATACCCACACTGTGAGGTTAAAACATTATAGTTTGGGTCTGCCTTTCATCCACTGGTGATGGGAATattgtcaaaattgatgaaattatgaacacagaaaagcaccATCAGATTTGGATCCACCCTGCATTACCCTCCGGAAAGACTGGCACCAGCTTAATTTTTCTGCATGACCATGATCCTGAATACACTGCCATTGCAGTAAAAGtgtacctggatagaaaaacatacaaatgaccactatcagtcatggactagCCCCTGTAgtgcccagacctcaacattattgaagcagtgtagGAACACCTTGACAACATGCAAAGCCTAAACAACTATTTCTACAGACTACtttaagaaatgacaagaaaatgCATGTAACAGAAGTGATTATACCAAAtattgaatttcagatgtggtagAATTGTGCATAGCTCTtcaaaactgcaaaaacactTTTCTCATGAGTTCATTGAAATAAGTTCATTTTAACTTTAGTActcaaa containing:
- the uchl3 gene encoding ubiquitin carboxyl-terminal hydrolase isozyme L3, with product MDSPRWLPLESNPEVMTKFVSCLGMKPTWQFGDVYGLDPELLSMVPRPVCAVLLLFPVTEKYEAFKQEEEEKLKDQPQEVSPDVYFIKQTIGNACGTIGLIHAVANNQAHLEFEPDSPLKKFLEQTSKMTPEERATFLEKDESIRVTHESSAQEGQTEAPSLDEKVNLHFIAFVNVGGHLYELDGRKPFPIAHGKTSEDTFLEDAVEVCKVFMARDPQEVRFTIIALSKDSY